CTCCACTGGATGTGGGTTGTGGTGTCGAGCTATTTGGTGGACAATATCAACCATATTCCCGGTAATTGACAAAGTCAACAGTGGTGTCAAAAGAAGCCGATATCCGTAATGCGATCTGGCAACTGGCGTTTCAGTTCAAGGTCAGCAGTAAAAAAGCCATCCGCCAGTACGGCTTGCCTCTGAATGGCATGCATGTGCGCATCCTGCACATGATCGACGCCACCCCGGCGTGCACCGCCAACCGGATCGTGTTGGCTTCCGGGCGCGACAAGGCGCAGATCACCCGCCTGTTGAAAGAGTTGGAAAGTATGTCGCTGATCCAGCGCACACCGAACCCCGATGACAAGCGCAGTCAGATTGTCTCTCTGAGTGAGAAAGGCGAGGCTTTGATGGCCCGTGCCCGGGAAGCGGAACAGGATGTGGTGACGCGATTATTGAAGGGAATGAAGAAAGACGAGATCGATACCTTTGTCGGTCTCGCCGGGCGCATGCTGGACAATCTGCGCGAGGAATAGAAAGGAGATCTCTCTCCCATCCCTTCATAGGGGCTTGGTAGCGGCGGGAAAGACTCCCTTGCTCGTCGGTTACCTCGAAGCTGATCGGCGTAACGCCTTTGCGGGACCCTGTCGAACAGGGACGTTCGACCGGGAGCCTACAGGGACGTATTCACGGCGTTCCCGCAAAGGCGTTACGCCGATCAGCGTCTCCGATAGAGAGGAATCCCGTTCCCCTCTAGACCGAAGCCCCGTCACACGACCCGCGGTGGCGCATCGCCGTGCTGGATCCCGTATTTGCGAATCAGCGCTTCGCGTTTGTCCGGATCGAAGTTGATATTGCGGGCGTCGTAGCCGGCGTGTTCCAACAGACGCTTGTCCATGAGCCGGTACCACAGCGGCGGAATATAGCTCACCAGGAACATACCGAAGTAGCCGTTGGGCAGGCTGGGCACGTCGTCGAAATGACGCAGGCTCTGGTAGCGGCGGGTCGGATGGGCGTGATGATCGGAATGCCGCTGCAGATGAAAGGTGGCCCAATTGGAGAACATGTGGTTGCTGTTCCAGCTGTGATACGGCTGGGTGCGCTCGTAACGGCCGGTCTTGGTTTTATGCCGCAGCAGGCCGTAGTGCTCGATATAGTTGGCGGAAGTCAACTGGAAAGCGCCCCAGAAAGCGGTGCCGAGAATGTACGGCAGAATGCCGATGCCGAACAGCGCCAGCACGGTGCCCCAGGCAATGGCCGTGATGATCGCCGGCTGAATGATTTCGTTGTCCAGGGACCACACCGATTTGCCCCGTGATTCCAGGCGCTCCTGCTCCAGCTTCCAGGCCCGGCGGGCGGCACCGGGGATCTCCCGCAGTACGAATTTCCAGATGCTTTCGCCCATGCGCGAGGATGCCGGGTCCTCCGGCGTGGCCACGTCCCGGTGGTGGCCCTTGTTGTGCTCAATGAAAAAGTGGCCGTAGGCGCAGGGCGCCAGCACGAACTTGGCCAGCCAGCGTTCGCCCTTGCCTTTCTTGTGGCCCAATTCATGGCCCAGGTTGATGCCGACGCCGCAGGTGCCACCGAGAAGCAGGATCATCGCCAGCAGACCGTGCCAGGGTAGGTCCTGGGTACCGACGAACCAGGCGCCGAAAAACCAGGCGCCCCAGATCACCGGCACCAGGGCGTAGGTGACCCAGCGGTAATAGGGATCCTCTTCCAGTTGCGGCACCACCTCTTCTGGCGGATTGCTCTGGTCCTCGCCGATCAACATGTCCAGTACCGGCACTGTCAGGTAATAGAACACCAGCGGGATCCACAGCATCAGCGCATTGCCGTTGGCCAAGTATAGCAGGGGCCCGATGAACACAATGGCGGGCACGAAGATGGAAGAAACCCACAAATGGCGTTTGCGATCCCGATAGACCACGCCGGACGGGCCGGTGAACTCACCTGCCTTGCTCATACCGCAATCCTCTTTTTGTTATCCGATCACCGGATGGTGCGCCCAAGCCGGTTTGTGCGGCACCGCCAGGAGTGGCAGAAAATCGTCATAAAGTGACAAGTGACCGGGCACACCAGCAGGGTAAGCTGGGATTCATCCGCTCAGGGCGGCAAGGGAGAAACCAATGAGCATCCAGATGGCCGCCCGGCTCAGGCCGGCGATTCATCCGACTTACCCGAGATTGTTGTGCGCCCATTTGCACTCCAGGGGCTTCGATAACGCCACCATCTTCGAGGGCACCCGGTTGCATTGGGAGCAGCTTCTGGGCGAGCACCGCTACCTGAGTCTGGAGCAGATGTCCCGCCTGATCCGCCGCTCCATCGAACTCACCGGCGAGCCCTGGCTGGGGCTGGACATCGGTGGTGTCACCTCGGTGTCCGCCCACGGGCCGTTGGGCTTCGCGGTGGTCTCGGCGGCGGATCTGGGGGCGGTGCTGCGGGTGCTCTCCCGCTTCGTCGGCGTGCGCTTCCAGCCGGTAACGGTGCATTTGCGCGAGGAGCCGGAGCGGGTGGTGCTGACCATGGAGGAAGAAGAGGACCTGGAAGAGGTTCGGGAATACGTCAACGGCGCGGTGCTCGCCACCTTCTTCCATCTGATCGACACCGTGACCTCCCGGCGCCTGAGGGACCTGGTGGTGTCCATGCCGACCCCGGAGCCGGAATGGGCGGAGGTCTACACCGAAAAATTGGGCTGCCCGGTTCGCTTCGGGACTTCGGCGTTGACCATCGAAGTGCCCGCCGCGCTGCTGGCCACCCCCTGCCTGACTTCGGATCCCGGTCTGCACCGCACCGCGCTGCGGGATTGTGAACACCAACTGAGGCAACTTCAGAGCGGGGGGCCGCTGAGTCAGCGCATCGGCGTGCAGCTGCTCGAATGTGAGGGGCACTATCCGAGCCTGGATGAGATGGCCGCGCGCCACGCCATGTCCCGCCGCACCCTGATCCGTAAACTGAAAGAGGAAGGCTCCAGCTATCAGGAACTGCTGGATGAGGTGCGCCGGGAATTGGCCGCCTGGTATCTGCTGGAAACCACGCAACCGGTGGAGCGTATCGCCGAGAAACTGGGGTACCAGGACCCGTCCAATTTCAGCCGCACCTTTCAGCGCTGGTTCGGCACCACGCCATTGCGGATGCGCAAAGGGGGGTGAGTCTCAGAGGGCTTGCAGATTGCGCTCGATCTCGAAGATGTGTTCATCCTGCTCGCCAAGCTCGCGTAGCGCCTGGGCCAGATTCAGCAAGTACTCGCGATTGGCGCCGCTGGGGCCGTGGCTGCCGTGGATGTGGGCGGCGATCTCCGCTTCCGGCGCCGGGCCGAGAAAGGCGGCGTTGTCGGCGGTGGCAATATAGACCAACCCGTCCTCCTGACTACCATCCTCGAAGGTCATCGGCGTGGAGAAACGCAGATAACCGTTTTTCTCACGCACATCCAGTTGCCCGAATACCGCGGGGCTGACGCGGTAGGCCATGCCGGCACAGCGCGCGCCCGGTGCTTCAATCAGTGTCACCACCCGGCCGGGATTTTCCGGGGTGCCGCGATGATCGTGGGAGCCCTGCCAGAAGCGCCGGGCCCAGCCCTGAATCGACGCCGGCCGCCGCTCCTGGAACGGAAAATCCACCTTGAAAATCAGCGAGCCGTAACCGAACAGCCACACCGACTCGTGGTCCTGGAACAGGCTCCGCTCGCGGTTGATCGCGGTGGTATCGATCATGCCCGGGTGTCCTCCGCCCGGCGCTGACGCTGCGCCAGTGCGGCATCGCCATTGTCCTGATCCGGCCAGCCTCCCAGGTGATCGTGTACCAGCGCCGCCAGGGCATCCAGATGGGCCGGGCAGTCGTTCAGCGCCGGAATGTAATCGAACCGCTCGCCGCCAGCTTCCATGAAGTAACCGCGATTCTCCACGTCGATCTCTTCCAGCGTTTCCAGACAGTCGGCGGAAAAGCCGGGGCAGAACACCTGCACGCTTTTCACCCCCTCGCCGGGCAGCGCCTTGAGCGTGGCGTCGGTGTAGGGCTGCAGCCATTCCTCGCGGCCAAAGCGGGACTGGAACGTGACCTGCCATTGCGTCTCGTTGAGCCCCAGCCGTTCCGCCAGAAGACGGCTGGTTTTATGGCATTCGCAAAAGTACGGGTCGCCTTCGGTGAGGTAGCGTTTGGGCACGCCATGGTAGGAAAACAGCAACTTTTCCGCCCGGGCATGCTGTGCCCAATGGCTGTGAATATGCTCCGCCATGGCATCCAGGTAGGGTGCGTAATCATGGTAATGACTGATGAAACGCAGATCCGGCAACCAGCGCCGGGCGGCGAAATCCCGCGCCACGGCATCGAACGTGGAGGCCGAGGTGCTGGCGGAATACTGCGGATACAACGGCAGCACCAGCAGCCGGGTAACGCCTTGCTCGGCCATCCTCTGCAACACCGAAGGAATGGACGGGTTGCCATAGCGCATGGCGAACTCCACCACCAGATCCTCGCCATACTCGGCTTGCAGCCGCTGCCGCAGCCCCTCGCACTGGTTGCGGGTGTGCACCAGCAGCGGCGAGCCCTGCTCCGTCCAAACCCCGCGATAGGCGTGGGCGGAACGGGGCGGACGGATCACCAGAATCACCAGATTCAGGATCAGCCACCACAGCGGGCGCGGCACCTCCACCACCCGGGGGTCGGACAAAAACTCACGCAAATAGCGGCGCAGGGCCGGCGTGGTGGGCGCGTCCGGGGTTCCCAGATTGGTGATCAGCACGCCGGTACGCAACGGGCGCCGGTGGCTGAAATCAGGCTGTCCAGTGAACTTCATAATGGTTCCGATGAGCCAGAGGTTGACCGGCGGCAAGGCACCGGACGTCGATGGCGCCATGATACCGGAACCGGAAGAAGGTAACAGATATGGCCCCGATAGACGCGGGCCATCAGGTCGGCCCATGCCGGCAAGTGCGCTATATTACCCGTGTCAGCCGGCCTCCCCACAGACCGGACAACGAAGCCACTGTAGGAGCTTGCCCTGCAAGCGAATTTGCCTGCGGCAACCCCCAAGTCCCTGCCCGTGAGGCCGGTAGCAATCCAGGGGCCGCGACAGGACCGTTCGAATCAATTGGAGCAGTAAATGCGCGATATACGCGAAGAATACCAAGGCAAAGGATTGAGCGAAGCGGACCTGCTTGCCGATCCGGTGGAACAGGTACGCCTGTGGGTGGAAGAAGCGGTGAACGTCGGCCTGCCAGTGGCCAACGCCATGACCCTGGCCACCGTCAACGCCGAAGGGCAACCCTCCGCACGCACCGTACTGATGAAAGGCGTGGAGCAGGGCGGCTTCGTCTTCTTCAGCCACTACGACAGCCGCAAGGGCGACGACATCGAAGCCAGCGACAAAGTGGCCTTCGTGCTCTACTGGTCACCCATGGACCGCCAGATCACCGTCCAGGGCCGCGCCCGTAAACTGGACGCGGATACCTCCCGCGCCTACTTCAAAACCCGCCCCTACGGCAGCCAGATCAGCGCCGTCGCCTCGCCGCAAAGCCGCCCCGTGGACCTGGAAACCCTGGAAGCGGACGTCGCCCAACTGCGCCAGGAATACCCGGAAGGCAGCGACATCCCCATGCCGGAAAACTGGGGCGGCTACCTCATCGTTCCCGAAGAAATCCAATTCTGGCAAGGCCGCCCCAACCGCCTCCACGACCGGGTACGGTATTTCCAGGATGAAGGGAAATGGCTGCGGGAGCGGCTGGCGCCCTAAAAAGCAGTAAGTAGCTAATAACAGAAAAAACTTGGTTCTCTAGCCACTGTAGGAGCCAGCCCTGCTGGCGAATATCTTTTTGAAATGCCCAACGATTCGCCATCAGGGCAGTCTCCTACAGCCGCAACGGGTAGATACGCTGTTTCTTCAACGGCTTGGTTCTACGTGGTGGTCGGGACGTCATGGCCGCTTGTCGCTATCCATGTGGATGGTTATTCCTGATGACCGTTCATGAGGGCGGTGTCATGGCCACTGGAAAATGAAGAAGTCAGGCGAAAGGGGACAGACAATGGGCCGGGTTTGTCATGTACTGAGTTTTCTGGTTTTATTTGGCGATACTAAAAAGCCGCAAGGTGGTGGGAATCCGGTGTGTTGACTGGATATCCGAGCCAGCATCCTAATACCTGTTAAATGATATGGAAGATAAAAAGCTCGTCCTGATCTCAAATTGAGGTTACAGCACTGACCATGACTCACTTCTATCCAGCCTTCTTGATGATGGCTACGAGCTATTTTGTGCAGTAGGAAAAGATTGTGAGCTATGGGAAGAGGCTATGGATGAGATGGCCGTGGGTGACGGTAGCAATAGCCGATATATAACAACAACGAGCCATCCAGGGGAAAGTGTAGAAGAGGTTGTGACGTTTGCTGAAAGCTGGCCAACGAAAAAACCATCTGGGGTCAAAGTTGTCACCATATAAAACCATCTGGGTCAGATCTTGCCATTTGCCCTTGTGAGACGGTTCCTTCTAGGGGGGTCAAAAGGCAAGATTTGACCCTCCGGCTGCTCCGTTGTCTTGTCGATCGATTAGTTGTTATTTCCTGTGATTTGGAGAGTCAGGTGTTTAGGTTGCTGTTCGTGTTGATTATAAATTTCACAATTTCCGGTTGTTCCATGACTTACTCAATGCAAGAGGCTCGATCGCTCTCTGATGATGAGGTGGCGACTCTTATCATTGAAACACCCTTTATGACCCCCTATGTTTATGTTTCCGCCATTGATGGGGTAAGCAGGGGGTACGGAGAGTATAACACCTTCCGGCTTGTGCCCGGAGAGCGACATATTACGCTAGTCGGTAATTCTCATTCAGGGTTTTATGAGGACCCCAAAGTCGTTGTTTTCGAAGCTAGGTCTGGACGCTATTATAGAATCGTCCTTACTGAGATTAGCTATAGGCCATACTGGACGGCTGGCATTGCCGATTCGTCAACTGGGGAACGGGTCGAGATCAGGGTATACTCTCCTGAATGTGATATGCATCCCTGGCGTGGTAGACGGTGTTATATTGAGCGGGGTGTCGAAGACGTGCACGAACCGAATGATCTTTTGAATCAGTCAGTTGAATAATCTGACTTCTGAACGTGAATCCGGCATGGCGTGTATGCTCGTATGGGAGCAAGTCTTGCCTCTTTCTTTTATGAGGCGTTTCTTCTAAGGAGAGAACAAGGCAAGGCCTGACCTTCCGGCTTTCTGTTGATTGGCTATTGTGGCCAGTGTTCTAATGCCTTCGATGTGGCAATAAGTCCACATGCCCGGAGGCTACGTTAATGACTGAAGAAAGGACACTGCGCACTTCAAGAACCTTGCCGTTCTCTCCTGAAGAAATATATGGCGCATTCGCGTCGGCTGATTTGCTGGCGTCGTGGTGGGGCCCTGAAGGCTTTTCAAACACCTTCGAGATATTCGAATTCAAAGAAGGTGGCCGCTGGAAGTTCGTGATGCACAGCTCTGACGGAAAAGACTATCTAAATGAAAGTTTCTTCGAAGAAGTTGTGCCTCATTCGAAAATTGTCATCCATCACGATTGTCCCCCAAACTTCAAGCTTACCGTTGAGCTCACGCCTGTGAGTGAAGGAGCCCACTTAACGTGGGATCAGGTTTTTGAAGACGCTGAAACCGCGCAAGCTGTAAAGCAGCGCGCTGGCTCTGCAAATGAGGAAAACATTGATAAGCTGGCGCGTGTGCTTGGCGAGGCCAACGGTGATGCGTAATCAAGCCAGGCCCGCTTTTCTTTCGGTCCTGAGAGCTGATTGAAGGCAGGTCATGCCTTTGTCTTTTAGGGCGGCGCTTCTTAACGGCAAAAGAGACAGTCTCGCTCGGGCGTGCCGCTTCGCCGCGCGCCGGTGCATGGCAACGTCTGGATTGGCGTATATGTACGGATGGCCTGAGTAGCTTGGGATGAAGGTGATCGATCTGGACACGGAGACAGGCAACCAGCTTCTGGAAACGCTAATGAGTGAGGGCTGGAAAAAGGTCAAGGAGTACCCGCCTCTGGCTTTTGATAAGGGAATCGATTTCGACAGTTTCACCCTCAGGAAGGACGGGCTGGAACTGGTGCTTGAATGGACCAACTGGCTCGAGTGGGAGATTCGTGGGGATGACGCGGCGCTTGAGGCACTGGCCGATCGGTATGGCTTTAAGGTCAGGTTTGAGGGGGAGACCGGCGACGGTTCGTGACCTTTTCTGATTTTAGCTATGATAGCGCTTTCCCCGAACAGCGAGGTTCATTGCCATGCCGGAAGTTTCCCCAAGCGCCAAGGGGCGCTGCCGTTGCGGACGTGTTGAATTCGAGGTCCACGCCAAGCCCATGGTCACCATGGCCTGCCATTGCACCGGGTGTCAGCGTATGTCATCGAGTGCGTTCAGTCTGAGCGCTCTTTTTCCCGGTGAGGAGTTCACCGTCACCCGGGGCGAGCCGGTGATTGGCGGGCTTCATGGCGCTCCGCGGCACTTCTTCTGCGATTACTGCATGAGCTGGCTGTTCACCCGCCCGGAAGGCGAGGTTGATTTGGTCAATGTGCGTTCTACCATGTTTGAGAACGCCGCCGACTACCGTCCGTTTATCGAAACGTTCACCAAGGAGAAGCTGGAATGGGCGAGCACCGGAGCGGCCCACAGTTTCGATGAATTCCCGCCTCAGGAGCAGTTTCCGTCGTTGCTTCAGCAATACGCGGACACCAGAGAGTGATGGGTAGCTCCACGTTCAAACGTGGTAATACCGCTCCTGTACCCTGAGGAAGCCGCTGCGAAGGTGGCATCCCGTTACCGAAAATGGGCCACATGTATCCGGGCGCGTTCCTGAGTAATCCGACATGAGAAACATCGAGTTCGTTGGTCTTGGCCAGGTTGATCCTGAAGCCCTCCTGGCATTGATGAACGAAGCGTCACTGAGAACGCATCTGGTCGACCATGACCACTTCGATTCCACTAGCATTCGAGCCTGGGTAAAGGAAAAGGAAGCGCTGGATGCGTTGCCCGGTTGTCGGGTTCGTGGAATCTATGTGGACGGCAGGCTGGCGGGATGGTGCGGGATTCAACCGGATGAGGCAGGTTTTGAGCTGGCTATCGTGCTTTCCCGGAAATTTTGGGGAATCGGCCTCTCAGTATTCAGGACCTTGATGGGTTGGGCCAGGGAGTTCGGGCATGAGCAGGTCCTGTTTCACCTCCTCGGAAGCCGACCGCAATACCGGGCCCTGGAGAAAATGGCTGACAAGGTGCACAACAGCGAGCTGCTGGGCCGGCGTTTCAAAACCTATCACCTGACGGTGGAGTACTCTACTCAATGATGTTCATCGGTGAGCTGTATCAGGTGCCTTCCCAATAGACGGCCAGTGTCAGGCTAAGATCGGCCGATTCGATAAAGAGAAAAAGTGATTCGAGTCAGGTCTTGTCTTTTGCCTTCGTGCGTGATCGGGGGCAGATCTTGCCATTGGCCCTTGTGAGACGGTTCCTTCTAGGGGGGGCAAAAGGCAAGATTTGACCCTCCGGCTGCCGACGTCTGGCCACATAAGGAGCTTGGAGATTATGTCACGTGCAGGAATGGGGGCGGCACGCAAACATGGCGCGTTGCTTCCTGCCTATAGTAGCCACGCAGAAGCGCAAAGGGCGCTATATTCGGAGCGTGATACCCTGTTGGGCGAGCTTATCTTGATTTCTGTGAAGGCGTCTAACGTTGACCCCAACTTCAAACCAGATAGCTTAAACGTATTGATTGAATCTATAAAACGGGATCAAACGTCCATTTTATTCAGCAAAAAGTTCACAACAGCGCGATTAAACATCGCAGGTTGGTCCATCATCGGCAGGTGGCCAGCGTCCCGGATGCCCAATAGCTCGGCATTAGAAATTATCGTGGCAGCCTTGGCAGCAGATTCGATAGGGAATAACCGGTCGTTTTCGCCCCACACTATTAACGTCCTGTTCCGTATTCTGCGTAGCGCTTCTTCTGTAAATGCCGCGACGGCAGCCCCCCGCCCCTGTGAAAAGGCCTTTTTGCCACCCGCAGTCTTCAGTACCTCGACTGAATAACGTTCGTGATTCGGATCGCGGTTCCCAGGCTTGAACAGGATATAACGGGAGTAAAAGCGATTCGCCCAAGACGATGGAAAGATGTTCAGCCAAAGCATGCTTGCAATGGACATCAAGGGCGGTTTTGCACCCAGCCCGCCGGAGTCGACGAGGACGAGCTTATCCACCATTTCCGGATAATCGAGGGTAAATTGCAGGGCTATGGCGCCACCTTGAGATAACCCGACGATATGGGCCTTCGCGATGCCAAGGGCATCCAGGAATTGCTTCAACCAGCCAGAAAAGTAGGCTTTGTCATAGCTCCCATCCGGTTTATCGGACTCCCCGTATCCAACAATATCAGGCGCAACAACATGAAAGCGTTGTGCCAGTGGCCCAATGGAGGGATACCAGGTTACCGCCCCGGCGCCACCGCCATGCAGGCAGATAACTGGAACCCCCGCACCGGCCGATAAATAAGCGGTGTTCACCGGGCCGGCCATCACGCTTGCCTGAGTAATTGCAATGCCAATACGGTCGATCAGGGCTTGCCTGGAGTCCTGCTTGAGCATGTTATTAAGCTCCCTTGGATACCGTATTCAACAGCTCCATAAACGCATCTATCTGGCCCCCCTCCAACGGTTCAAACAGCGCGTTCGAGGCTTGCGCAAAAGAAACCTTGGCATCTTCATAGACTTGCTTTCCAGCGGCCGACAGCCTCACAAGGCTGACCCTGGCATCGCGAGGGCTCTCTTCCTTTTCTACCAGGCCTATTTTTTCCATGGGATTAATCAGGCGGGTGATACCCGACGGACTCAAACCGACCTGTTCCGCGAGATCACTGCGCCGCATCGTCTGCATTGGCGCTGCAAATAACTGGTTCAACACGAGGTACTCGCTGACACCAATCCCATGTACGGAGAGAGCACGCCCCACTCGCTTCTGGATATAGCTGTTGAGGGCGATGACACCGGTCACCAGCCGACTTTCTTTATTCTCGGACACACCGAATTTCCTTGCGGAATGCTTGAGCGGGCAAGCTTACCGTCAAACTGATTGAATGGTCAAACATAATGCAAGCATGGTGCCGCCAAGGCGGCGTGAATTTCAGTTATTCGCTAGTCCACCCAAACTGCGTCAAATGCCCCACCACTGCAGTGGTAAATTTCAGGACGGAGATTGAACCATTGCCCGCAAGCTGGGCAACTGAAATAGGTGTTCACGAAATCGCCCTGGCCGTCGCCATCGGCCATGGGCATAAACGGGTCAGCATCACGGCTATTTTTTGCCGTCCGAGGGTGCCAATAACGTCGCCATCGCATTGTTTACGTTTCCATCGCTGGCCAAGTACGAAGAGTACAGAAAGGCGTCTTTCAAGGATGCGGAGTGTCAGGCCGCGTTCAGGTATGCGGAGGAAACCCGCTGCGTGGTGAGCTGCGAGCGCAGCTTTATGAGGCCTGTCTTTGAGTAGACTGACGCTGGTGTTCCGATAAGCCGGCTGGCTGGAGGGCCGGCGATGGAGGGCGCCGGATTCTGGCGCCCTCGATACAAACAACCCTCGATGATCCTGCCTTAGACTGTTAGATACTTCTTCACCAACGCATCATCCAATTCTCCCACGGCCCCTTCCGCCACGTTGCGG
This sequence is a window from Alloalcanivorax dieselolei B5. Protein-coding genes within it:
- a CDS encoding MarR family winged helix-turn-helix transcriptional regulator gives rise to the protein MSKEADIRNAIWQLAFQFKVSSKKAIRQYGLPLNGMHVRILHMIDATPACTANRIVLASGRDKAQITRLLKELESMSLIQRTPNPDDKRSQIVSLSEKGEALMARAREAEQDVVTRLLKGMKKDEIDTFVGLAGRMLDNLREE
- a CDS encoding alkane 1-monooxygenase, whose product is MSKAGEFTGPSGVVYRDRKRHLWVSSIFVPAIVFIGPLLYLANGNALMLWIPLVFYYLTVPVLDMLIGEDQSNPPEEVVPQLEEDPYYRWVTYALVPVIWGAWFFGAWFVGTQDLPWHGLLAMILLLGGTCGVGINLGHELGHKKGKGERWLAKFVLAPCAYGHFFIEHNKGHHRDVATPEDPASSRMGESIWKFVLREIPGAARRAWKLEQERLESRGKSVWSLDNEIIQPAIITAIAWGTVLALFGIGILPYILGTAFWGAFQLTSANYIEHYGLLRHKTKTGRYERTQPYHSWNSNHMFSNWATFHLQRHSDHHAHPTRRYQSLRHFDDVPSLPNGYFGMFLVSYIPPLWYRLMDKRLLEHAGYDARNINFDPDKREALIRKYGIQHGDAPPRVV
- a CDS encoding AraC family transcriptional regulator, whose translation is MSIQMAARLRPAIHPTYPRLLCAHLHSRGFDNATIFEGTRLHWEQLLGEHRYLSLEQMSRLIRRSIELTGEPWLGLDIGGVTSVSAHGPLGFAVVSAADLGAVLRVLSRFVGVRFQPVTVHLREEPERVVLTMEEEEDLEEVREYVNGAVLATFFHLIDTVTSRRLRDLVVSMPTPEPEWAEVYTEKLGCPVRFGTSALTIEVPAALLATPCLTSDPGLHRTALRDCEHQLRQLQSGGPLSQRIGVQLLECEGHYPSLDEMAARHAMSRRTLIRKLKEEGSSYQELLDEVRRELAAWYLLETTQPVERIAEKLGYQDPSNFSRTFQRWFGTTPLRMRKGG
- a CDS encoding gamma-glutamylcyclotransferase, which produces MIDTTAINRERSLFQDHESVWLFGYGSLIFKVDFPFQERRPASIQGWARRFWQGSHDHRGTPENPGRVVTLIEAPGARCAGMAYRVSPAVFGQLDVREKNGYLRFSTPMTFEDGSQEDGLVYIATADNAAFLGPAPEAEIAAHIHGSHGPSGANREYLLNLAQALRELGEQDEHIFEIERNLQAL
- the hemH gene encoding ferrochelatase, with the translated sequence MKFTGQPDFSHRRPLRTGVLITNLGTPDAPTTPALRRYLREFLSDPRVVEVPRPLWWLILNLVILVIRPPRSAHAYRGVWTEQGSPLLVHTRNQCEGLRQRLQAEYGEDLVVEFAMRYGNPSIPSVLQRMAEQGVTRLLVLPLYPQYSASTSASTFDAVARDFAARRWLPDLRFISHYHDYAPYLDAMAEHIHSHWAQHARAEKLLFSYHGVPKRYLTEGDPYFCECHKTSRLLAERLGLNETQWQVTFQSRFGREEWLQPYTDATLKALPGEGVKSVQVFCPGFSADCLETLEEIDVENRGYFMEAGGERFDYIPALNDCPAHLDALAALVHDHLGGWPDQDNGDAALAQRQRRAEDTRA
- the pdxH gene encoding pyridoxamine 5'-phosphate oxidase — encoded protein: MRDIREEYQGKGLSEADLLADPVEQVRLWVEEAVNVGLPVANAMTLATVNAEGQPSARTVLMKGVEQGGFVFFSHYDSRKGDDIEASDKVAFVLYWSPMDRQITVQGRARKLDADTSRAYFKTRPYGSQISAVASPQSRPVDLETLEADVAQLRQEYPEGSDIPMPENWGGYLIVPEEIQFWQGRPNRLHDRVRYFQDEGKWLRERLAP
- a CDS encoding SRPBCC domain-containing protein, which codes for MTEERTLRTSRTLPFSPEEIYGAFASADLLASWWGPEGFSNTFEIFEFKEGGRWKFVMHSSDGKDYLNESFFEEVVPHSKIVIHHDCPPNFKLTVELTPVSEGAHLTWDQVFEDAETAQAVKQRAGSANEENIDKLARVLGEANGDA
- a CDS encoding GFA family protein, whose protein sequence is MPEVSPSAKGRCRCGRVEFEVHAKPMVTMACHCTGCQRMSSSAFSLSALFPGEEFTVTRGEPVIGGLHGAPRHFFCDYCMSWLFTRPEGEVDLVNVRSTMFENAADYRPFIETFTKEKLEWASTGAAHSFDEFPPQEQFPSLLQQYADTRE
- a CDS encoding GNAT family N-acetyltransferase: MRNIEFVGLGQVDPEALLALMNEASLRTHLVDHDHFDSTSIRAWVKEKEALDALPGCRVRGIYVDGRLAGWCGIQPDEAGFELAIVLSRKFWGIGLSVFRTLMGWAREFGHEQVLFHLLGSRPQYRALEKMADKVHNSELLGRRFKTYHLTVEYSTQ
- a CDS encoding alpha/beta fold hydrolase, with amino-acid sequence MLKQDSRQALIDRIGIAITQASVMAGPVNTAYLSAGAGVPVICLHGGGAGAVTWYPSIGPLAQRFHVVAPDIVGYGESDKPDGSYDKAYFSGWLKQFLDALGIAKAHIVGLSQGGAIALQFTLDYPEMVDKLVLVDSGGLGAKPPLMSIASMLWLNIFPSSWANRFYSRYILFKPGNRDPNHERYSVEVLKTAGGKKAFSQGRGAAVAAFTEEALRRIRNRTLIVWGENDRLFPIESAAKAATIISNAELLGIRDAGHLPMMDQPAMFNRAVVNFLLNKMDV
- a CDS encoding MarR family winged helix-turn-helix transcriptional regulator — protein: MSENKESRLVTGVIALNSYIQKRVGRALSVHGIGVSEYLVLNQLFAAPMQTMRRSDLAEQVGLSPSGITRLINPMEKIGLVEKEESPRDARVSLVRLSAAGKQVYEDAKVSFAQASNALFEPLEGGQIDAFMELLNTVSKGA